Proteins co-encoded in one Acyrthosiphon pisum isolate AL4f unplaced genomic scaffold, pea_aphid_22Mar2018_4r6ur Scaffold_21836;HRSCAF=25019, whole genome shotgun sequence genomic window:
- the LOC103307632 gene encoding uncharacterized protein LOC103307632, with protein sequence MSPKTTLSQKYGVSLIKKTPTKISFNDYSPNLFMSSQKHYSPKNSKYNLSNMPGHFVKKQLFKPKESSSTHSTCNDQFKDMVSHNLIIMKHSIRNLNEKFDLMIERSSKLSQSSNLIHEDGEADNYTNLKSIFPINDVNTLNDIEEQLAADKTYHKLMTNKLVRLGGKTIQIYVKRVMHLLFTDELLKYY encoded by the exons atgtcaccTAAAACAACATTGTCccaaaaat ATGGCGTTTCTCTAATTAAGAAGACTCCAACTAAAATAAGCTTCAATGATTATTCTCCAAACCTGTTTATGTCATCTCAAAAAC aTTATTCTCCCAAAAACTCTAAGTACAACTTGTCAAATATGCCTG gacattttgtaaaaaagcaATTATTTAAGCCAAAAGAAAGCAGCAGCACACATTCAACTTGTA aTGATCAGTTTAAGGATATGGTATcccataatttaataattatgaaacacAGTATCAggaatttaaatgaaaaatttgatttgatgatTGAAAGAAGTTCCAAATTGTCACAAAGCTCAAACCTAATTCATGAAGATGGTGAAGCTGATAATTACACAAATCTCAAATCTATTTTTCCTATTAACGACGTGAATACTTTGAATGATATTGAAGAACAACTAGCAGCAGATAAAACATATCACAAATTAATG aCAAATAAACTAGTCAGATTAGGTGGCaaaactatacaaatttatGTTAAACGAGTTATGCATCTATTATTCACTGATgaactgttaaaatattattaa